The Miscanthus floridulus cultivar M001 chromosome 7, ASM1932011v1, whole genome shotgun sequence genome includes a region encoding these proteins:
- the LOC136466272 gene encoding uncharacterized protein has product MVIPNYTYLKLKMPGPNSVITIGSTFSHAYMCDRKHYKLDTAIINSIELLELKNSMTPVVLNYNRPTSSSAFHPTEKTKAVGIDPTDPTKMVWIETKLPTK; this is encoded by the coding sequence atggtcatccccaactacacctacctcaagctgaagatgccagggccCAACAGCGTCATCACCataggtagcaccttctcgcatgcctaCATGTGCGACCGCAAGCATTACAAGCTTgacactgccatcatcaactccatCGAGCTCCTAGAGCTCAAGAATTCGATGACTCCAGTAGTCCTCAACTACAATAGGCCGACCTCCTCGAGTGCCTTCCATCCGACTGAgaaaaccaaggcggtggggatcgaccccaccgacccgaccaagatggtgtggattgagaccaagctcccaaccaaatag
- the LOC136466273 gene encoding uncharacterized protein — protein MATQKLLHYFTDHEVMVVTSYPLKEVIRNHDATGRISKWALELMGHDIRYVSCTAIKSQALADFIVEWMEVQLLTPDITHEYWMMYFNGLVMAPDLGARVVLISSNGNRLRYTICLHFSASNNVVEYEALINGLCIAIKLSAMWLYTHSDSELVINQVIKESSYKIPLMVAYR, from the coding sequence atggcgacccagaagctcttgcactacttcactgaccatgaGGTCATGGTCGTCACCTCATACCCACTCAAGGAGGTCATCCGTAACCACGATGCCACCGGTcgaatctctaagtgggctctcgagctcatgggccatgacatcagatatGTCTcctgcaccgctattaagtctcaagctcttgCTGACTTCATCGTCGAATGGATGGAAGTCCAGCTCCTGACCCCGGATATCACCcacgagtattggatgatgtacttcaacgggttGGTTATGGCGCCCGacttgggggctagagtggttctgatctcctcaaATGGGAATAGGCTCCGCTACACAATCTGTCTCCATTTTTCAGCCTCGAACAATGTcgtggagtacgaggccctcatcaatggattaTGCATTGCCATCAAGCTCAGCGCTATGTGGCTGTATACCCacagtgactcagagttggtcatcaaccaagtcataaaggagtcctcctacaagatCCCTCTCATGGTGGCGTACCGctag